A single window of Sneathiella limimaris DNA harbors:
- a CDS encoding MFS transporter — MSVGERSLNPFNQFLARSPIFYGWIVVAIVFITMGIGVNVRTAFSLLYPAILNEFGWDRATTAAAFTVGFIFAGLISPVLGRLMDSVDSRYLISGSALCVSLGMVLATYASQPWHIYATLGLLVVGAGIMMTYVGHSMFLPTWFEKRRGLAVGIAFSGVGIGSIILMPVIQSMINEEGWRYACWFMAILLMVIVLPLNLVFQRRNPATLGLKPDGVTVVTETNDPAAAAAPDIDPIVDHQWAATDWSLPRALKTKEFWWMSLAASSALYVWYAVQVHQTKYLIEIGISELDASFALGFVGFAGVIGQIYLGHLSDRIGREWVWSISVGGFTLCYICLLVLEFSPSHFMMYLMVIAQGGLGYAMAAVFGAMPADLFQGRRYGAIFGVFSMISLLGGGVGPWITGYLYDVTGNYRAGFALAIVVCLTSCLAVWMTAPRKRRLVAGQAEKRAKRKSA, encoded by the coding sequence ATGTCTGTTGGGGAGAGATCGCTCAATCCGTTCAACCAGTTTCTTGCGCGCTCGCCGATCTTCTATGGTTGGATTGTGGTGGCAATCGTCTTTATTACCATGGGAATTGGGGTCAACGTCCGAACCGCTTTTTCCCTCCTGTATCCAGCAATCCTTAATGAATTTGGTTGGGATAGGGCAACGACGGCAGCTGCGTTCACCGTGGGTTTCATATTCGCAGGATTGATTTCCCCGGTTCTGGGTCGGTTGATGGACAGCGTCGACAGTCGCTATCTGATTTCCGGATCTGCTCTTTGTGTCAGTTTGGGAATGGTTCTGGCGACTTACGCGAGCCAACCCTGGCATATCTATGCGACGCTTGGCTTGTTGGTTGTCGGGGCGGGGATCATGATGACTTACGTCGGTCATTCCATGTTCTTGCCAACCTGGTTTGAAAAGCGACGGGGTCTTGCCGTTGGGATTGCTTTTTCAGGGGTTGGGATTGGTTCCATTATCCTGATGCCCGTTATTCAAAGCATGATCAATGAGGAGGGGTGGCGTTATGCCTGTTGGTTTATGGCAATCCTTTTGATGGTAATTGTCCTCCCTCTTAATCTGGTTTTTCAGCGGCGAAACCCGGCAACCCTTGGGCTTAAGCCTGATGGCGTAACGGTTGTGACAGAAACCAATGATCCAGCTGCCGCCGCTGCGCCCGATATCGATCCGATTGTTGATCATCAATGGGCGGCGACTGACTGGTCTTTGCCTCGGGCCTTGAAAACAAAAGAGTTCTGGTGGATGAGCCTTGCTGCCAGCAGTGCCCTTTATGTTTGGTATGCGGTACAGGTTCACCAAACCAAGTACCTGATAGAGATCGGGATATCTGAACTGGACGCTTCCTTTGCCCTTGGCTTTGTTGGATTTGCGGGCGTAATTGGCCAAATTTACCTTGGGCACTTATCGGATCGTATCGGTCGTGAATGGGTTTGGAGCATTTCCGTTGGCGGTTTCACCCTGTGTTACATCTGTCTTCTGGTGTTAGAATTCTCACCCAGCCACTTCATGATGTATCTCATGGTGATCGCACAAGGAGGCCTGGGTTATGCGATGGCTGCCGTTTTTGGGGCGATGCCAGCCGATTTGTTTCAGGGACGGCGATACGGGGCCATTTTTGGCGTGTTCAGCATGATCTCACTGCTCGGGGGAGGTGTTGGCCCATGGATTACAGGATATCTTTATGACGTAACAGGGAACTATCGGGCGGGGTTTGCATTGGCTATAGTGGTTTGCCTGACGTCTTGTTTGGCTGTTTGGATGACGGCTCCTCGCAAGCGTCGACTGGTTGCGGGCCAAGCCGAAAAACGGGCAAAGCGTAAGAGTGCTTAA
- a CDS encoding SDR family oxidoreductase, with amino-acid sequence MEVSKVSVVTGAGSGIGRAVALELLAAGYTVYLAGRTLSRLDETVRLAGDTSGRAIAVGVDVADPVSVTELFQKVREKSGRLDLLFNNAGIGASPVPCDELSIDSWVNVVNTNLNGSYFCAREAFSIMRHQDPQGGRIINNGSISAHVPRPYSAPYTSTKHAITGLTKSLSLDGRAFNIACGQIDIGNAATDMTEVMQKGVPQANLEVKPEPVMDVSNVASAVLYMDSLPLDANVQFMTVMATAMPYIGRG; translated from the coding sequence ATGGAAGTGAGTAAAGTTTCAGTTGTTACCGGCGCTGGATCCGGTATTGGCCGTGCCGTCGCTTTGGAATTGCTGGCGGCTGGATACACAGTCTATCTGGCAGGTCGAACCCTGTCACGATTGGATGAAACTGTTCGTCTGGCAGGCGACACGTCAGGCCGTGCAATTGCAGTTGGTGTTGATGTTGCCGATCCGGTCAGCGTTACTGAGCTTTTTCAAAAGGTGCGTGAAAAGTCGGGGCGGCTGGATCTTCTGTTTAACAATGCCGGTATTGGCGCCTCACCAGTTCCGTGTGACGAACTTTCCATCGACTCCTGGGTAAATGTGGTCAACACCAACCTGAACGGATCTTATTTCTGTGCGCGGGAAGCTTTCTCGATCATGCGTCACCAGGATCCTCAGGGCGGACGGATTATCAATAATGGCTCGATTTCGGCTCATGTACCACGCCCATATAGCGCTCCCTATACGTCTACAAAGCACGCCATTACAGGGCTGACGAAGTCCCTGTCGTTGGATGGGCGGGCCTTTAACATCGCTTGCGGCCAGATCGATATTGGAAATGCGGCCACAGATATGACTGAGGTGATGCAAAAAGGCGTTCCCCAAGCCAATCTAGAGGTCAAGCCCGAGCCCGTTATGGACGTGAGCAATGTCGCATCTGCCGTTCTTTATATGGATAGTTTACCTCTTGATGCCAACGTACAGTTCATGACTGTGATGGCAACGGCAATGCCTTATATCGGCAGAGGTTGA
- a CDS encoding TetR/AcrR family transcriptional regulator: protein MNNRKQPTQARSRQRVQKIISATRELATTAEISNITTSSIAKAAGVPVGSVYQYFEDKNDVLLAVAEQLVNEQDQKLQELYAEISSHAHWRHIVKAVQQAFIRINSEDILYQRLSRALSWTKEWDQMNSRSTNKMVEFFANYGLLTERGFSPAEARNIVRVIVTLTSSLSRAAHELPTKEEADRLLEEMPKMTIAYLATILGD, encoded by the coding sequence ATGAACAACCGCAAACAGCCCACCCAAGCCCGCTCCAGACAACGGGTGCAAAAAATAATTTCCGCAACTCGAGAGCTAGCGACAACAGCCGAAATCTCCAATATTACGACAAGCTCTATCGCCAAGGCTGCTGGCGTTCCTGTGGGATCTGTATATCAGTATTTTGAAGATAAAAATGATGTTTTACTGGCGGTTGCTGAACAACTTGTAAATGAACAGGACCAAAAATTGCAGGAGCTATATGCGGAAATCAGCTCTCATGCACACTGGCGCCATATTGTGAAAGCTGTTCAACAAGCGTTTATCCGAATAAATAGCGAAGATATTCTTTACCAGCGCCTCAGTCGGGCTCTTTCCTGGACCAAAGAATGGGATCAAATGAATTCCCGCTCCACCAACAAAATGGTCGAGTTTTTTGCAAATTATGGCCTGCTCACCGAACGGGGCTTCTCACCTGCAGAAGCCCGCAACATTGTTCGTGTGATCGTCACCCTGACATCATCCTTGTCCCGCGCGGCCCATGAACTTCCCACAAAAGAGGAAGCTGATAGGCTTTTGGAAGAGATGCCAAAGATGACAATTGCCTATCTGGCAACAATTCTTGGCGACTGA
- a CDS encoding parallel beta-helix domain-containing protein translates to MPATFLRVQRGMLGIIATALIILSGPVLADDVIRVSPSENAQEEIQEALILAEPGQTIELAAGFYKLTDGLSLDVANVTVKGAGMDKTILSFKGQKGGSEGLLVTSDQVVLRDFAVEDSKGDAVKAKGVDGIAMINIRTEWTGGPKSTNGAYGLYPVQSKNVFIYGCVAIGASDAGIYVGQSEDIIVTKSRGEFNVAGLEIENSYRADVFDNVMTRNTGGLLVFDLPNLPKQGGHNVRFFRNKSFDNDTDNFAPEGNIVGIVPRGTGMIVMANENVEVFENEFYGNDTVNIVVASYVDEFEDENYQPTPKKIHIHHNKFGKSGMDPDPGQFGTILRETVGTPVPDVVWDGVLPLMDYLFFGQAEEDSLALHDNTHLDGVKPYGNANMIMHVVAPIFHSPDFDMAPYAKSYPSLPAVDVTIRGRPAMELVAQ, encoded by the coding sequence ATGCCCGCTACCTTTTTGAGGGTGCAGCGGGGTATGCTGGGAATTATAGCTACAGCTTTAATCATTTTGTCGGGACCGGTTCTGGCAGACGATGTCATTCGGGTATCGCCGAGCGAAAATGCACAGGAAGAAATTCAGGAGGCGCTCATTCTGGCAGAGCCAGGTCAGACAATTGAGCTGGCAGCCGGTTTCTATAAGTTAACCGATGGATTATCCCTCGATGTTGCAAATGTGACAGTGAAGGGCGCGGGGATGGATAAAACCATTCTCTCTTTCAAGGGACAGAAAGGCGGATCAGAAGGGCTGCTGGTTACCTCAGACCAGGTGGTGCTGAGAGATTTTGCTGTTGAGGATTCAAAAGGTGACGCCGTCAAAGCAAAAGGTGTGGACGGGATCGCCATGATCAATATCCGCACTGAATGGACGGGTGGACCCAAATCTACAAACGGTGCGTATGGGCTTTATCCAGTTCAGTCCAAAAATGTTTTTATTTATGGATGTGTAGCAATTGGAGCCTCCGACGCTGGGATATATGTCGGACAAAGCGAAGATATAATTGTCACCAAAAGTCGCGGCGAATTTAATGTGGCTGGGCTTGAGATCGAAAATAGTTACCGCGCTGATGTGTTTGATAATGTCATGACCCGTAACACAGGGGGACTGCTGGTTTTTGATTTACCAAATCTGCCCAAACAGGGTGGCCACAATGTTCGGTTTTTCAGAAATAAGTCCTTTGACAATGATACGGATAATTTTGCGCCAGAAGGAAATATCGTCGGTATCGTGCCGCGCGGAACTGGCATGATTGTCATGGCTAATGAGAATGTGGAGGTTTTTGAGAACGAGTTTTATGGCAACGATACTGTGAATATAGTTGTTGCCAGTTATGTGGACGAGTTTGAGGATGAAAACTATCAACCGACTCCTAAAAAAATTCATATCCATCATAACAAATTCGGAAAATCAGGAATGGATCCAGACCCCGGTCAATTCGGAACCATTTTGCGGGAAACGGTCGGTACTCCGGTACCAGATGTCGTGTGGGACGGAGTTCTCCCTCTCATGGATTATCTATTCTTTGGGCAGGCCGAAGAAGACAGTCTTGCACTTCATGACAACACGCATCTGGATGGGGTGAAGCCTTATGGGAATGCCAATATGATCATGCATGTGGTGGCCCCAATTTTCCATTCTCCGGATTTTGATATGGCGCCATATGCCAAATCCTATCCGTCTTTGCCCGCGGTTGACGTCACCATTCGCGGACGACCTGCCATGGAACTGGTTGCTCAATGA
- a CDS encoding SO2930 family diheme c-type cytochrome — protein MKGIRFWLLLFAVSVLGGASQSVWAIDQNKLLATKPARTLSEYGLFQDAGARNQAEGLVLYELNNPLFTDYALKIRYLYIPKESGPATYQEDGVLEFPVGTVLVKTFAYPASFEQPDADIRYIETRLLIHKRDGWKAYPYVWNEEQTEARLKVAGKRLEIPVVWADGKSDIINYAVPNMNQCKGCHVNADKAFTPIGPKVRNLNRQAKGKSENQLELLRQAGYLKGGPENLEESPRVPEPFNPDDGNLQARARAYLDGNCAHCHSPGHPADTSGLYLNYEENREVHWGVNKPPVAAGRGAGGLLVDIHPGAPEKSILLFRMDSTDPGIMMPELGRSTIDQEGVELIRKFIAEMN, from the coding sequence ATGAAGGGTATCCGCTTTTGGTTGCTGTTGTTCGCAGTAAGTGTGTTGGGGGGTGCGTCTCAGTCGGTTTGGGCTATTGATCAGAACAAGTTACTGGCGACCAAGCCGGCTCGCACACTCTCGGAATATGGCTTATTCCAAGATGCCGGAGCCAGAAATCAGGCTGAAGGCCTGGTTCTATATGAATTGAATAATCCCCTTTTCACGGATTACGCCCTGAAAATCCGCTATCTTTATATCCCGAAGGAAAGTGGTCCTGCTACTTATCAGGAGGATGGCGTGTTGGAATTTCCAGTGGGGACCGTCCTTGTCAAAACCTTTGCCTATCCCGCCAGCTTTGAACAGCCGGACGCAGATATTCGCTACATTGAAACGCGTCTGTTGATCCACAAGAGAGATGGGTGGAAAGCCTATCCTTATGTGTGGAATGAAGAGCAGACCGAAGCCCGTCTTAAGGTTGCTGGAAAGCGGCTTGAGATTCCAGTGGTCTGGGCAGATGGAAAATCCGACATTATTAATTATGCGGTTCCCAACATGAACCAATGCAAGGGTTGTCATGTAAACGCGGACAAGGCTTTTACACCAATTGGGCCAAAGGTGCGTAACCTTAACCGACAGGCAAAGGGGAAATCCGAAAATCAATTGGAACTCCTCAGGCAGGCCGGTTATTTGAAAGGCGGGCCTGAAAATCTGGAGGAAAGCCCTCGGGTTCCCGAACCCTTTAATCCTGATGACGGGAATTTGCAGGCACGGGCGCGGGCATATCTTGATGGGAACTGTGCGCATTGTCATTCGCCGGGCCATCCTGCAGATACCAGTGGTCTTTATTTAAACTATGAGGAAAATCGTGAAGTTCATTGGGGCGTCAATAAGCCCCCCGTTGCAGCTGGCCGAGGAGCAGGCGGATTGCTGGTGGATATCCATCCTGGTGCGCCTGAAAAATCAATTTTGCTGTTTCGGATGGATAGCACGGATCCTGGGATCATGATGCCGGAGCTTGGAAGGTCTACAATTGATCAAGAAGGCGTGGAGTTAATCCGAAAATTTATTGCGGAAATGAATTAG
- a CDS encoding YdcH family protein has product MTHVPHELAEEFPEAKEKIQELNKTDQHFAKLTEDYHKLNREIHRHETNVEPVDEGFEKQLRRQRLALLDEIKTYF; this is encoded by the coding sequence ATGACACACGTACCGCACGAACTGGCCGAAGAGTTTCCAGAAGCAAAAGAAAAAATCCAGGAACTCAACAAGACAGACCAGCATTTTGCGAAATTGACTGAGGATTACCACAAACTGAACCGGGAAATTCATCGGCATGAGACTAATGTCGAACCCGTTGATGAGGGGTTCGAGAAGCAGCTTCGCCGGCAGCGTCTGGCGCTATTGGATGAGATCAAGACATATTTCTGA
- a CDS encoding EamA family transporter, with translation MPIPAALQSNRTLQGVLWMILATLLFVAMTSVIRYLGSNIPSIQAAFIRYLFAVIMTIPVIIRYWPFKMSLRTAQLYSARAIVHAVGVMLWFYAMARIPVAEVTAIGYASPIFVAIGAALFLGEKMRARRIMGIVFGFIGTLVILRPGFQDINLGQLAQLSATPLFAISFILAKKLTETERSVVIVSFLSIGCTLALLPGAIYQWQTPSIEELFWLFLTAFFATVGHYAMTRAIEAAPLTVTQPLGFLQLIWAIIVGYVLFGEEVDHFVLLGGAIVVASTTYISHRELKSSKAPGDEFVKKGKFQGGTHE, from the coding sequence GTGCCTATTCCAGCAGCACTCCAGAGCAACAGAACGTTGCAAGGCGTCTTGTGGATGATCCTAGCGACCCTCCTCTTTGTCGCCATGACAAGTGTCATCCGATATCTCGGCTCCAACATCCCGAGCATCCAAGCTGCCTTTATCCGCTATTTATTTGCGGTTATCATGACCATCCCAGTGATCATTCGGTACTGGCCGTTTAAAATGAGCTTAAGAACCGCTCAACTCTATTCGGCTCGCGCTATTGTTCATGCGGTTGGGGTTATGTTGTGGTTCTATGCCATGGCCCGTATTCCGGTTGCAGAAGTCACAGCCATTGGATACGCCTCCCCAATTTTTGTCGCCATCGGAGCTGCCCTTTTCCTCGGTGAGAAAATGAGGGCTCGGCGCATCATGGGAATTGTTTTTGGCTTTATAGGAACACTGGTTATCCTTCGCCCAGGATTTCAGGATATTAACCTGGGTCAACTTGCGCAGCTTTCTGCCACCCCGCTTTTTGCCATCTCCTTTATTCTGGCGAAAAAGCTTACAGAGACAGAGCGTTCAGTGGTCATTGTGAGTTTCCTCTCAATCGGATGCACCCTAGCCTTGTTGCCCGGTGCCATTTACCAATGGCAAACCCCGTCAATCGAAGAGTTATTCTGGCTGTTCCTGACCGCTTTCTTTGCAACAGTCGGTCACTATGCCATGACACGCGCTATTGAAGCGGCCCCCTTAACAGTGACCCAGCCACTTGGGTTCTTGCAGCTAATCTGGGCAATCATTGTTGGCTATGTTTTGTTTGGAGAAGAAGTTGATCACTTCGTTCTGCTCGGCGGGGCAATTGTCGTCGCCTCAACGACCTACATTTCACACAGAGAACTGAAATCGAGTAAGGCTCCGGGAGATGAATTTGTCAAAAAAGGCAAGTTTCAAGGTGGTACGCACGAATAG
- a CDS encoding DUF2804 domain-containing protein: protein MGKLVNSAGEIPFGILKKPAGEINYQDYPLRDPFRRLLAVEERHRRFVHFHFIGFTSKAYIGGCSLTLVGNEKTAFFYLFDRKDGSLLKKGLRLTDPAEGKITLDPDDGISSLSRPGFSVTFTANKDSMSKSLTVDAGDELSLRLSFSETEDQFETLRLTTPTGPNGWTYCQKVAGIHAQGELTFQGNHIDLSSQSLTAHHDFTAGFLRPDTFWNWACITGVDTTGNLIGLNVSNGVNETGWSENRIWIDGKSHEVGLFAFTYDPDDLEKPWLITSEEGSRLTFTAEGKYAAMNDKIQTAFDFHQLFGHFDGIIRTSSGAEIEIQNLPGFCERQYAIWWI from the coding sequence ATGGGGAAACTGGTCAATTCTGCGGGTGAGATTCCCTTTGGCATTTTGAAAAAACCAGCAGGGGAAATTAACTACCAGGACTACCCGCTTCGCGATCCATTTCGGCGTCTTCTGGCGGTAGAAGAACGTCATCGGCGCTTTGTTCATTTTCATTTTATCGGCTTCACCAGCAAGGCATATATCGGGGGGTGCTCTCTCACGCTTGTCGGAAATGAAAAAACCGCCTTCTTTTATCTGTTTGATCGCAAAGACGGGAGCCTTCTTAAAAAGGGGCTGCGCCTGACGGACCCAGCGGAAGGTAAAATCACCCTCGACCCAGATGACGGAATTTCCTCCCTCTCAAGGCCAGGATTTTCAGTCACCTTCACCGCGAACAAGGATAGCATGAGCAAGTCGCTAACGGTTGATGCGGGAGATGAGCTGTCCCTGCGCTTGAGTTTTAGTGAAACCGAAGATCAGTTTGAAACCTTGCGCCTGACGACCCCAACAGGACCGAACGGCTGGACCTACTGTCAGAAAGTGGCCGGCATCCATGCCCAAGGGGAGCTAACCTTTCAGGGAAATCATATTGATTTATCGTCTCAGTCGCTGACTGCGCATCATGATTTCACTGCCGGGTTTCTGCGGCCTGATACCTTTTGGAACTGGGCCTGTATTACCGGTGTGGATACCACAGGAAACCTAATAGGGCTCAATGTCTCGAATGGGGTCAACGAAACCGGGTGGAGTGAAAACAGGATCTGGATTGATGGCAAAAGCCATGAGGTCGGCCTCTTTGCTTTTACATATGATCCAGATGACCTGGAAAAGCCCTGGTTGATCACATCAGAAGAAGGATCCCGGCTTACATTTACGGCTGAAGGCAAGTACGCGGCAATGAACGATAAGATCCAAACGGCCTTCGATTTTCACCAGCTATTTGGCCATTTCGATGGGATTATCAGAACCAGTTCTGGCGCAGAGATTGAAATTCAAAACCTGCCCGGCTTCTGTGAACGCCAATACGCAATTTGGTGGATTTAA
- the phnD gene encoding phosphate/phosphite/phosphonate ABC transporter substrate-binding protein: MGAAGALIASTFMSGTAAAEDCPRGTLDARFCDRDGDLLADTPTDPSKQLDPDTLVFAYTPVEDPAVYKEAWSDFLDHMEKVTGKSVVFFPVQSNAAQIEAMRSGRLHIAGFNTGSNPLAVNCAGFNPFTIMASKDGNFGYEMEIITYPGSGIDKVEDIKGQQLAFTSPTSNSGFKAPSAILKADFNMIPERDFEPAFSGKHDNSILGVANKDYKAASIANSVLSRMIKRDVIKPDQVKSIYKSQTFPTTGFGVVYNLKPELKAKIEEAFFTFEWEGTSLQKEFEKSNEGQFLKMTYKEFWDVIRKIDAANGVKYTCK; the protein is encoded by the coding sequence ATGGGTGCTGCTGGCGCCTTGATTGCATCCACCTTTATGAGCGGTACAGCAGCAGCGGAAGATTGCCCGCGTGGTACGCTGGATGCGCGCTTCTGTGATCGTGATGGTGACCTGCTTGCGGATACACCAACCGATCCATCCAAGCAACTGGATCCGGATACGCTTGTGTTTGCCTACACGCCCGTTGAAGACCCTGCTGTCTACAAAGAAGCTTGGAGTGATTTCCTGGACCATATGGAAAAAGTGACCGGTAAAAGTGTCGTCTTCTTCCCCGTTCAGAGTAACGCTGCCCAGATTGAAGCAATGCGCTCTGGTCGGTTGCACATCGCGGGCTTCAATACAGGTTCAAACCCTCTGGCTGTGAACTGTGCGGGCTTTAATCCGTTCACCATCATGGCTTCCAAGGATGGTAACTTCGGGTATGAGATGGAAATCATCACCTATCCTGGAAGTGGCATTGATAAAGTTGAAGATATCAAAGGCCAGCAACTTGCCTTTACGTCTCCAACATCAAACTCTGGCTTTAAGGCGCCATCTGCGATCCTGAAAGCGGATTTCAACATGATCCCAGAGCGGGATTTCGAACCTGCTTTCTCTGGTAAGCATGACAACTCCATCTTGGGTGTTGCCAACAAGGACTACAAAGCCGCTTCTATTGCCAACTCTGTTTTAAGCCGGATGATTAAGCGTGATGTGATCAAGCCAGATCAGGTAAAATCCATCTACAAATCCCAAACATTCCCAACAACTGGTTTTGGTGTTGTCTACAACCTGAAGCCAGAACTGAAAGCGAAAATCGAAGAAGCTTTCTTCACTTTTGAGTGGGAAGGTACATCCTTGCAGAAGGAATTCGAGAAATCCAACGAAGGTCAATTCCTGAAAATGACCTACAAGGAGTTCTGGGATGTGATCCGGAAAATTGACGCTGCAAATGGTGTGAAATACACCTGTAAATAA